From the Montipora capricornis isolate CH-2021 chromosome 2, ASM3666992v2, whole genome shotgun sequence genome, one window contains:
- the LOC138038033 gene encoding discoidin domain-containing receptor 2-like isoform X2, which produces MTCRTAVLACCNALSPQILIWLFASTWILTFQSAKAVVCDKELGMKTKEIADERIMASTHLSENHIPAFARLDSLRAWCAAPGDKSPYLQILFDKEKLVTAVSTQGSSRDLIWAQKYEIEYTNHEGAWVSYNQELAGNRNGQSRQKNFLQPPIITRSVRIYPKEPLVVIPDRRVGAIPCLRLELYGCAAPGK; this is translated from the exons ATCCTCATTTGGTTATTTGCTTCCACATGGATTTTGACTTTTCAAAGTGCAAAGGCCGTTG TGTGTGACAAAGAACTCGGCATGAAAACCAAGGAAATTGCGGATGAAAGAATCATGGCGTCTACccatttgagtgaaaatcacaTTCCCGCTTTCGCGCGATTGGACAGCCTCAGGGCCTGGTGCGCAGCTCCCGGGGACAAATCGCCATATTTGCAAATCCTTTTTGACAAAGAAAAGTTGGTAACTGCAGTGAGTACCCAAGGGAGTTCACGTGATCTGATATGGGCACAAAAATACGAGATCGAGTACACGAATCATGAAGGCGCTTGGGTCTCGTATAACCAG GAACTTGCAGGAAATAGAAACGGCCAGTCCAGGCAAAAGAACTTCTTACAACCACCGATCATAACGCGATCAGTGCGGATTTATCCGAAGGAACCATTAGTAGTAATACCTGACCGAAGAGTTGGTGCCATTCCCTGTCTCAGATTAGAGTTGTATGGATGCGCAGCACCAGGTAAATAG